One genomic window of Geodermatophilus sp. DSM 44513 includes the following:
- a CDS encoding DUF3253 domain-containing protein: MDDVGARLEQAIDALLDQRRAGATICPSEAARAVDPAGWRELMPAARAAAGRLAADGRVQVTQRGEVVDVATARGPVRVRRPQS, encoded by the coding sequence GTGGACGACGTCGGCGCGCGGCTGGAGCAGGCGATCGACGCCCTGCTGGACCAGCGGCGGGCCGGGGCGACGATCTGCCCGTCGGAGGCCGCCCGCGCCGTCGACCCGGCTGGCTGGCGGGAGCTCATGCCGGCCGCCCGCGCGGCGGCCGGGCGGCTGGCCGCGGACGGCCGGGTGCAGGTCACCCAGCGCGGTGAGGTCGTCGACGTGGCCACCGCGCGCGGCCCGGTGCGGGTGCGCCGGCCTCAGTCCTGA
- a CDS encoding DUF3817 domain-containing protein has product MTPRAVALAFRAVALAEAGSWVGLLFGMFVKYVLATSERGVQIFGPVHGAVFVVYLVVTVVAARVLRWNAGTTLLALAASVPPLATLWFDRWATRTGRLPVPEAAPTS; this is encoded by the coding sequence GTGACCCCGCGCGCCGTCGCCCTCGCGTTCCGTGCCGTCGCCCTGGCCGAGGCGGGCTCCTGGGTGGGCCTGCTGTTCGGGATGTTCGTCAAGTACGTGCTGGCGACCTCCGAGCGCGGGGTGCAGATCTTCGGCCCGGTCCACGGCGCGGTCTTCGTCGTCTACCTGGTCGTCACGGTCGTGGCCGCCCGCGTGCTGCGGTGGAACGCCGGGACGACGCTGCTCGCCCTCGCCGCGTCGGTGCCGCCACTGGCCACCCTCTGGTTCGACCGCTGGGCCACCCGCACCGGCCGGCTGCCCGTGCCCGAGGCGGCCCCGACCTCCTGA
- a CDS encoding transglycosylase domain-containing protein: MDLGTDARAGTLLKLAVTVVVAGALVAGLLLPWVGGPAVAAQQSTGLLGDLPTELTVDAPAGNTVLLAANGEVITSFYEENRAPVPGDRIAEVMKQAMVAIEDARFYAHHGLDVQGTARALATNIAAGGVQEGGSTLTQQLVKQTLLQTADTPEERSAATEQTLGRKLREARLALALEDTYSKDELITRYLNIVYFGQNAYGVQPAAQAFFGVDAAALTLPQAALLAGLAQSPTEDDPFTNPEAATARRDEVLSRMAEQGLVDPAEAAAAQASPLGLAPAPAPRRGCAEATVGPFVCDFVQRHLIQELGLTQEQLDNDGLVVRTTLDPDLQRAGDAAVLQTVALGDRLAGMFTAVEPGTGHLLAMSVNRVFGYDPNDRAQESFNLNLAASKGSGSTYKVFTAAAALAEGYSRYYTLTTSDPYVSRVYQDAGRPYDVENAGTYRPTLDLTTALYQSSNTYFLALEDALGSVEEPVRMAERMGLFQFSDPALPQRIIDENRGSFTFGAEATSPLALASAYSTLAASGTQCDVVPVTEVLDRNGRPLRGADGEPLALGDRCTPEAVAPGVANTLNQMLRKDVEPGFPGATGTRAYVPGHQIAGKTGTAQDNDSIAFVGYTPEVAASVMVLNPKEKQSVRGFGGGKAATIWRDAMAPVLQARGSGEFPPADEKVENGNTRPVPGCTSVRACRTALTDAGFEHRTAEVDSDRRRGTLLGTSPPRGGRAVPGQVVAILVSNGEDYVAPAPAPQRPAETDRQQPGSRPQAPEAPSEAPAPDAERQPPADAPAPDPQDGGGQPEQPGQGRPDTGGRPGG, translated from the coding sequence ATGGACCTGGGCACGGACGCACGGGCCGGGACGCTGCTCAAGCTCGCCGTCACGGTCGTGGTGGCCGGTGCGCTCGTGGCGGGTCTGCTGCTCCCGTGGGTCGGGGGGCCCGCGGTGGCCGCACAGCAGTCCACCGGCCTGCTCGGCGACCTGCCCACCGAGCTGACCGTCGACGCCCCGGCGGGCAACACCGTGCTGCTGGCCGCCAACGGCGAGGTGATCACCTCCTTCTACGAGGAGAACCGCGCCCCCGTCCCCGGTGACCGCATCGCCGAGGTCATGAAGCAGGCCATGGTCGCCATCGAGGACGCCCGCTTCTACGCCCACCACGGCCTGGACGTGCAGGGGACGGCGCGCGCCCTGGCCACGAACATCGCCGCCGGCGGGGTGCAGGAGGGCGGGTCCACGCTCACCCAGCAGCTGGTCAAGCAGACCCTGCTGCAGACCGCCGACACCCCCGAGGAGCGCAGCGCGGCCACCGAGCAGACGCTGGGCCGCAAGCTGCGCGAGGCCCGGCTGGCCCTCGCCCTGGAGGACACCTACTCCAAGGACGAGCTGATCACCCGCTACCTCAACATCGTCTACTTCGGGCAGAACGCCTACGGCGTGCAGCCGGCCGCGCAGGCCTTCTTCGGCGTCGACGCCGCGGCCCTCACCCTGCCGCAGGCCGCGCTGCTGGCCGGTCTCGCGCAGAGCCCGACCGAGGACGACCCGTTCACCAACCCGGAGGCGGCCACCGCCCGGCGCGACGAGGTGCTGTCCCGGATGGCCGAGCAGGGCCTCGTCGACCCGGCCGAGGCCGCCGCCGCGCAGGCGTCCCCGCTGGGCCTGGCCCCGGCGCCGGCCCCCCGCCGCGGCTGCGCCGAGGCCACCGTGGGCCCCTTCGTCTGCGACTTCGTGCAGCGCCACCTGATCCAGGAGCTGGGGCTGACCCAGGAGCAGCTGGACAACGACGGGCTGGTCGTCCGGACCACCCTGGACCCCGACCTGCAGCGCGCCGGGGACGCCGCCGTGCTGCAGACGGTGGCCCTGGGCGACCGGCTGGCCGGCATGTTCACCGCCGTCGAGCCGGGCACCGGCCACCTGCTGGCGATGAGCGTCAACCGCGTGTTCGGCTACGACCCGAACGACCGCGCGCAGGAGTCGTTCAACCTCAACCTGGCCGCCAGCAAGGGCTCCGGCTCGACCTACAAGGTCTTCACCGCGGCCGCGGCCCTGGCCGAGGGCTACTCCCGCTACTACACGCTGACCACGTCGGACCCCTACGTGTCCCGCGTCTACCAGGACGCCGGGCGCCCCTACGACGTGGAGAACGCCGGCACCTACCGCCCCACGCTGGACCTCACCACCGCGCTCTACCAGTCCTCCAACACCTACTTCCTGGCGCTGGAGGACGCCCTCGGCAGCGTCGAGGAGCCGGTGCGGATGGCCGAGCGGATGGGGTTGTTCCAGTTCAGCGACCCCGCGCTGCCGCAGCGGATCATCGACGAGAACCGCGGGTCGTTCACCTTCGGCGCGGAGGCCACCAGCCCGCTGGCCCTGGCCAGCGCCTACTCGACGCTGGCGGCCAGCGGCACCCAGTGCGACGTCGTCCCGGTGACCGAGGTGCTCGACCGGAACGGCCGGCCGCTGCGCGGGGCCGACGGCGAGCCCCTGGCCCTCGGCGACCGGTGCACCCCCGAGGCGGTCGCCCCCGGCGTCGCCAACACGCTCAACCAGATGCTGCGCAAGGACGTCGAGCCCGGCTTCCCCGGCGCGACCGGCACCCGCGCGTACGTGCCCGGCCACCAGATCGCCGGCAAGACCGGGACGGCGCAGGACAACGACTCGATCGCCTTCGTCGGCTACACGCCGGAGGTCGCGGCCAGCGTGATGGTGCTCAACCCCAAGGAGAAGCAGAGCGTCCGCGGCTTCGGTGGCGGCAAGGCGGCCACCATCTGGCGCGACGCCATGGCGCCGGTCCTGCAGGCACGCGGCAGCGGGGAGTTCCCGCCGGCCGACGAGAAGGTGGAGAACGGCAACACCCGCCCGGTGCCCGGCTGCACGTCGGTGCGTGCCTGCCGCACGGCGCTGACCGACGCCGGCTTCGAGCACCGCACCGCCGAGGTGGACAGCGACCGGCGGCGGGGCACCCTGCTGGGCACCAGCCCGCCCCGCGGCGGCCGCGCCGTGCCCGGCCAGGTGGTCGCCATCCTGGTCAGCAACGGCGAGGACTACGTCGCACCGGCACCGGCGCCGCAGCGGCCGGCCGAGACCGACCGGCAGCAGCCGGGGTCCCGGCCGCAGGCCCCCGAGGCGCCGTCGGAGGCCCCGGCGCCCGACGCGGAGCGCCAGCCGCCGGCCGACGCCCCGGCCCCGGACCCGCAGGACGGCGGCGGGCAGCCGGAGCAGCCCGGTCAGGGCCGGCCGGACACCGGGGGCCGGCCCGGGGGCTGA
- a CDS encoding pyridoxamine 5'-phosphate oxidase family protein: protein MHDITTEAELRELLGEPAPPALAKERTSLHELDREWLAASPFCLVATSATDGSCDVSPKGDPPGFTLVLDARTLALPERAGNRRTDGFRNVLTNPHVGLLYLLPGRGDTLRVNGRARLTRDPALLDRMLVQGHRPLLALVVEVEQVFHHCAKAFLRSHLWDPESWRPDDVPSRARIAHRLERRGERLEDIESYYGEQYSAGLYPAG from the coding sequence GTGCACGACATCACCACGGAGGCGGAGCTGCGCGAGCTCCTCGGTGAGCCCGCTCCGCCCGCGCTGGCCAAGGAGCGGACGAGCCTCCACGAGCTGGACCGGGAGTGGCTGGCGGCCTCGCCGTTCTGCCTGGTGGCGACCAGCGCCACCGACGGCAGCTGTGACGTCTCCCCCAAGGGCGACCCACCTGGCTTCACCCTAGTCCTCGACGCTCGGACGCTCGCACTCCCGGAACGGGCCGGCAACCGGCGGACCGACGGTTTCCGCAACGTGCTGACCAACCCGCACGTCGGCCTGCTATACCTCCTCCCGGGTCGCGGTGACACGTTGCGGGTCAACGGCCGGGCGCGGCTGACCCGGGACCCGGCGCTGCTCGACCGCATGCTGGTGCAGGGGCACCGTCCGCTGCTCGCGCTGGTCGTCGAGGTGGAGCAGGTGTTCCACCACTGCGCCAAGGCGTTCCTGCGCTCGCACCTGTGGGACCCGGAGAGCTGGCGGCCGGACGACGTCCCCTCCCGTGCCCGGATCGCCCACCGGCTGGAGCGCCGTGGGGAACGGCTCGAGGACATCGAGAGCTACTACGGCGAGCAGTACTCCGCCGGCCTGTACCCCGCCGGCTGA
- a CDS encoding serine hydrolase — MPEPVLPSTARLLLARTARAQRDGRAPSLVAGVVRDGGPVWSAGRGGVPGPHTDVQYRLGSISKTVTAVAVLRLRDEGRVHLDDPLDRHVPGTPLGDRTVGQLLAHVAGAAAESPGEWWERAPGGTLADLRLGPEHVVLGAARRFHYSNLGFGLLGELVARLRGRPWEDVVRSEVLAPLGMDRTTPRPVAPAAEGRAVHPWADVVLPEPEHDAGVMAAAGQLWATLGDLSRFATFLLGDTGDVLDPATLEEMTVPAGVDASAPGWSAYGLGLQVLRVDGRTLVGHGGSMPGFLAGVLVDREEQTGAVSLANTTSGLDPLLLTGLLGDLRAAEPRVVAAWAPSSPPVPLEVLGVWFWGPAPVVLRAVPGGLLHLGPLPGRAGRASRFTRRDDGTWLGLDGYYAGEPLRIAEDHLDIGTFVLTRQPYDPAAPVPGGVDEGGWES, encoded by the coding sequence ATGCCGGAGCCCGTGCTGCCGTCCACCGCCCGCCTGCTGCTCGCCCGCACCGCCCGGGCCCAGCGCGACGGCCGGGCGCCGAGCCTGGTCGCCGGCGTCGTCCGGGACGGTGGCCCGGTCTGGTCGGCCGGGCGGGGTGGGGTGCCCGGACCGCACACCGACGTCCAGTACCGGCTCGGCTCGATCAGCAAGACGGTCACGGCGGTCGCGGTCCTGCGGCTGCGTGACGAGGGCCGGGTGCACCTCGACGACCCGCTGGACCGGCACGTGCCCGGCACCCCGCTGGGGGACCGCACCGTCGGCCAGCTGCTCGCACACGTCGCCGGCGCCGCCGCGGAGAGCCCGGGGGAGTGGTGGGAGCGGGCCCCCGGCGGCACGCTGGCGGACCTGCGGCTGGGCCCGGAGCACGTCGTGCTCGGCGCCGCCCGCCGCTTCCACTACTCCAACCTGGGCTTCGGCCTGCTCGGTGAGCTGGTCGCCCGGTTGCGCGGCCGCCCGTGGGAGGACGTCGTCCGCAGCGAGGTGCTCGCCCCCCTCGGCATGGACCGGACGACGCCCCGGCCGGTCGCCCCTGCCGCCGAGGGCCGCGCGGTGCACCCGTGGGCCGACGTCGTCCTGCCCGAGCCGGAGCACGACGCCGGCGTGATGGCCGCCGCCGGGCAGCTGTGGGCGACGCTGGGCGACCTGTCCCGCTTCGCCACCTTCCTGCTCGGCGACACCGGGGACGTGCTCGACCCCGCGACGCTGGAGGAGATGACCGTGCCCGCAGGCGTGGACGCCTCCGCACCGGGGTGGTCGGCGTACGGCCTGGGCCTGCAGGTGCTGCGGGTCGACGGGCGCACCCTGGTCGGCCACGGCGGGTCGATGCCCGGCTTCCTCGCCGGCGTGCTGGTCGACCGCGAGGAGCAGACCGGGGCGGTCTCGCTGGCCAACACCACCAGCGGCCTGGACCCGCTGCTGCTCACCGGCCTGCTCGGCGACCTGCGGGCCGCGGAGCCGCGGGTCGTGGCGGCCTGGGCGCCGTCCTCGCCGCCGGTGCCGCTGGAGGTCCTCGGCGTGTGGTTCTGGGGCCCGGCGCCGGTCGTGCTGCGCGCGGTGCCCGGCGGCCTGCTGCACCTCGGCCCGCTGCCGGGCCGGGCCGGGCGGGCCAGCCGCTTCACCCGGCGGGACGACGGCACGTGGCTGGGCCTGGACGGCTACTACGCCGGCGAGCCGCTGCGCATCGCCGAGGACCACCTGGACATCGGCACCTTCGTCCTCACCCGGCAGCCCTACGACCCGGCCGCCCCGGTGCCCGGCGGCGTCGACGAGGGCGGCTGGGAGAGCTGA
- a CDS encoding rhodanese-like domain-containing protein, with the protein MTGHRSIDAVLAEARGRIDRLEPAEAAARVAAGALLVDTRPVAQREADGEVPGALVVERNVLEWRLDPASDARLPEATGHDVEVIVLCNEGYASSLAADSLRTLGLHRATDVVGGYQAWAAAGLPTTRDSA; encoded by the coding sequence ATGACTGGGCACCGGTCCATCGACGCGGTGCTCGCCGAGGCGCGCGGCCGGATCGACCGCCTGGAACCGGCCGAGGCCGCGGCGCGGGTCGCCGCCGGTGCCCTGCTGGTCGACACCCGGCCGGTCGCCCAGCGGGAGGCCGACGGCGAGGTGCCCGGCGCCCTGGTCGTGGAGCGCAACGTGCTCGAGTGGCGGCTGGACCCGGCCAGCGACGCCCGGCTGCCCGAGGCCACCGGCCACGACGTCGAGGTGATCGTGCTGTGCAACGAGGGGTACGCCTCCAGCCTGGCCGCCGACTCGCTGCGCACCCTGGGCCTGCACCGCGCCACCGACGTCGTCGGGGGCTACCAGGCCTGGGCCGCCGCCGGGCTGCCCACCACCCGGGACAGCGCCTGA
- a CDS encoding acVLRF1 family peptidyl-tRNA hydrolase has product MGRRRAAHHPGQRLTRPRPAAGGGRQLRVPPERLGRWLDGVAARHGTFDTVEPAGEGVRVVCADTTEVVLRAPFGWRAGPALLSSFSAAARVPHRAAVLLVRRGRWAVGVFDGGDLVASKVDARQVQGRTAAGGWSQQRFARRRAHQTDAVVDAAVETAVRVLAPHAGGVEALFSGGDRGLVDDVLADPRLRALAALRREPALEVGEPTKAVLLTTPQQFRAVEVHIVEPGDRPSP; this is encoded by the coding sequence CTGGGCCGCCGCCGGGCTGCCCACCACCCGGGACAGCGCCTGACCCGTCCCCGGCCCGCGGCCGGCGGCGGCCGGCAGCTGCGCGTCCCGCCCGAGCGCCTGGGCCGCTGGCTGGACGGCGTCGCCGCCAGGCACGGCACCTTCGACACCGTGGAGCCGGCCGGCGAGGGTGTCCGGGTGGTCTGCGCGGACACCACCGAGGTCGTGTTGCGGGCGCCGTTCGGCTGGCGCGCGGGCCCGGCGCTCCTGTCGTCGTTCAGCGCGGCCGCGCGGGTGCCGCACCGGGCGGCCGTGCTGCTGGTCCGCCGCGGCCGGTGGGCGGTCGGCGTGTTCGACGGCGGCGACCTGGTGGCCTCCAAGGTCGACGCCCGCCAGGTCCAGGGGCGGACGGCGGCCGGGGGCTGGTCGCAGCAGCGCTTCGCCCGGCGCCGCGCCCACCAGACCGACGCGGTCGTGGACGCCGCCGTCGAGACCGCCGTCCGGGTGCTGGCGCCGCACGCCGGCGGGGTCGAGGCGCTGTTCAGCGGGGGCGACCGCGGTCTGGTGGACGACGTCCTGGCCGACCCCCGGCTGCGGGCGCTGGCCGCGCTGCGCCGCGAGCCGGCCCTGGAGGTCGGCGAGCCCACCAAGGCGGTGCTGCTGACCACCCCGCAGCAGTTCCGCGCCGTCGAGGTGCACATCGTGGAGCCGGGCGACCGCCCCTCCCCGTGA
- a CDS encoding Lrp/AsnC family transcriptional regulator — MPALDATDARLLQALGEDPRATVMALSQRLGLARNTVQARLARLESGDALAPFDHRVRPEALGYRLGAYVTVQVVQRSLADVGDALAHIPEVLEVTALSGVADLLVRVVAVDADDLWRITERVLAIPGVQRTDTALALRRLVDHRMGPLLARASAQD; from the coding sequence GTGCCCGCTCTCGACGCCACCGACGCCCGCCTGCTGCAGGCCCTGGGCGAGGACCCGCGGGCGACGGTCATGGCCCTGTCGCAGCGGCTCGGGCTGGCCCGCAACACGGTGCAGGCGCGGCTGGCCCGGCTGGAGTCCGGCGACGCGCTGGCGCCCTTCGACCACCGCGTCCGCCCGGAGGCCCTGGGCTACCGGCTGGGCGCGTACGTCACCGTGCAGGTGGTGCAGCGCAGCCTGGCCGACGTCGGCGACGCGCTGGCACACATCCCCGAGGTGCTCGAGGTGACCGCGCTGTCCGGCGTCGCCGACCTGCTGGTGCGGGTGGTCGCCGTCGACGCCGACGACCTGTGGCGGATCACCGAGCGGGTGCTGGCCATCCCCGGCGTGCAGCGCACCGACACCGCGCTGGCGCTGCGCCGGCTGGTCGACCACCGCATGGGCCCGCTGCTGGCGCGTGCGTCGGCTCAGGACTGA
- a CDS encoding YhjD/YihY/BrkB family envelope integrity protein: protein MSATWSAARLRAETRGLLQDAAEQLRGRDVALIAAGLTFYANIAVVPLLLVALSLTALATSPEAVRDLGGRLGELLPSQLGAPEAVRTLVDTGVSMGLLEFVLALVPLSFYGEGLRRALLRFTTEKDTLTGWRGRLLAMPLVAAFPVLAYPLLMAAGVMADMQERGSDVGSFFVGYYSVLAVLTVPLGWGYGVIAGGRRLRLAALVSGVLFTAACLSGFLQGFVVFLALPLALGSPFGGLTEVGAVVAVSLWLWLLHLVVIGGWLLTQALDERLRDAAQPPGRPPVSGRP, encoded by the coding sequence GTGAGCGCGACCTGGTCGGCGGCCCGCCTGCGCGCCGAGACGCGGGGGCTGCTGCAGGACGCCGCGGAACAGCTGCGCGGGCGCGACGTCGCGCTGATCGCCGCCGGCCTCACCTTCTACGCCAACATCGCCGTCGTCCCCCTGCTGCTGGTCGCGCTGTCCCTGACCGCCCTGGCCACCTCGCCGGAGGCCGTCCGGGACCTCGGTGGCCGGCTGGGCGAGCTGCTGCCCAGTCAGCTGGGGGCACCGGAGGCGGTGCGCACCCTGGTCGACACCGGCGTGTCGATGGGGCTGCTGGAGTTCGTGCTCGCCCTCGTCCCGCTGTCCTTCTACGGGGAGGGCCTGCGCCGGGCGCTGCTGCGCTTCACCACCGAGAAGGACACGCTCACCGGCTGGCGGGGCCGGCTGCTGGCCATGCCCCTGGTGGCCGCCTTCCCGGTGCTGGCCTACCCGCTGCTGATGGCCGCGGGGGTGATGGCGGACATGCAGGAGCGGGGCAGCGACGTGGGCAGCTTCTTCGTCGGCTACTACTCCGTGCTCGCCGTGCTCACCGTGCCACTGGGCTGGGGCTACGGGGTCATCGCCGGGGGACGGCGGCTGCGGCTGGCCGCCCTGGTGTCCGGCGTGCTGTTCACCGCCGCCTGCCTGTCGGGCTTCCTGCAGGGCTTCGTCGTGTTCCTGGCCCTGCCGCTGGCCCTCGGGTCCCCGTTCGGCGGCCTCACCGAGGTCGGCGCCGTCGTGGCGGTCAGCCTGTGGCTGTGGCTGCTGCACCTGGTGGTCATCGGGGGGTGGCTGCTCACCCAGGCCCTCGACGAGCGACTGCGCGACGCTGCTCAGCCCCCGGGCCGGCCCCCGGTGTCCGGCCGGCCCTGA
- a CDS encoding C40 family peptidase, whose amino-acid sequence MATPRTARRAALVLAGVLGLAFAAVPAVAEEPTTAAAAAQLVAARGHELEVLTEDFNEAREEMAGQQAAAVAAAATVTEAERAVTTAQDAVVGIARSAFTGEGAGALRALLTSGSAEEFVNRVTLLQAVAGHQGELLEQAAAAGEAARQARVVADRAAGEAQRQYDAVARQQAELQAQITAYQADYARLSAEERRAALAAAAAAHGPAEGDRASRVEREEPAPAGTAPAPVAVGSGSVQAVVDRAMAQRGKPYVWAAGGPASFDCSGLVQYAFAAAGVDLPHSSRMQSAMGAPVSRSEARAGDLVAFYSPISHIGIYLGNGQMVHAPTSGDVVKVSSIDVMGAPPKFTRVAV is encoded by the coding sequence ATGGCGACCCCTCGCACCGCCCGCCGTGCCGCCCTCGTCCTGGCCGGCGTCCTCGGACTCGCGTTCGCCGCGGTCCCCGCGGTCGCCGAGGAGCCGACGACCGCCGCCGCGGCCGCGCAGCTCGTCGCCGCCCGGGGGCACGAGCTGGAGGTCCTCACCGAGGACTTCAACGAGGCCCGCGAGGAGATGGCCGGCCAGCAGGCCGCGGCGGTGGCCGCCGCGGCGACGGTGACCGAGGCGGAGCGTGCGGTCACCACCGCCCAGGACGCCGTGGTCGGGATCGCGCGCAGCGCCTTCACCGGTGAGGGCGCGGGGGCCCTCCGGGCGCTGCTGACCAGCGGGTCGGCCGAGGAGTTCGTCAACCGGGTGACCCTGCTGCAGGCGGTGGCCGGCCACCAGGGCGAGCTGCTGGAGCAGGCGGCCGCCGCCGGCGAGGCGGCCCGGCAGGCGCGGGTGGTGGCCGACCGGGCCGCCGGCGAGGCGCAGCGGCAGTACGACGCGGTGGCCCGCCAGCAGGCGGAGCTGCAGGCGCAGATCACCGCCTACCAGGCCGACTACGCCCGGCTGTCGGCCGAGGAGCGGCGGGCGGCCCTGGCGGCCGCCGCGGCCGCGCACGGCCCCGCCGAGGGCGACCGGGCCAGCCGTGTCGAGCGCGAGGAGCCGGCGCCGGCCGGGACCGCCCCCGCCCCCGTCGCGGTGGGCAGCGGCTCGGTGCAGGCGGTCGTGGACCGGGCGATGGCCCAGCGCGGCAAGCCCTACGTGTGGGCGGCCGGGGGCCCGGCGTCCTTCGACTGCTCGGGCCTGGTGCAGTACGCGTTCGCCGCCGCGGGGGTCGACCTGCCACACTCCAGCCGCATGCAGTCGGCGATGGGCGCACCGGTGTCCCGGTCCGAGGCGCGCGCCGGGGACCTGGTCGCCTTCTACAGCCCGATCAGCCACATCGGCATCTACCTGGGCAACGGCCAGATGGTGCACGCGCCGACGTCGGGTGACGTGGTCAAGGTGTCCAGCATCGACGTCATGGGCGCCCCGCCGAAGTTCACCCGCGTCGCCGTCTGA
- a CDS encoding AAA family ATPase, which yields MSSAPSETTTAPDPVLAAERAYLARAADCLTAMRAATTAVTDAGVDAWAAERLGAARAERLRALAADPGVPAFFGRTDTATETFHIGRRHVRDADGTPVVIDWRAPMSRPFYRAGAADPQGLVRRRRFGFSGGELTGYEDELLGEGSPSHPDDGGQVLREAIERPRSGPMRDIVATIAPDQDDIVRAPLAESICVQGAPGTGKTAVGLHRAAYLLYTHGGQLARTGVLVVGPNRAFLRYIEQVLPTLGEVDVEQTTVGELTARVPVRGEDTPQAAVLKGDARMAHVLHRALWGSIARPAEDVQVPVAGRRRRVPVERLKRYVDDLRRRGRAADDQQVLHHAAGRERLAMLVAEDARRQAEAAGGSPTDAETRRAARSPEVRAFCDAVWPARDAAELVHALLTDPALLAGAARGVLDDAEQALLRRPAGPLSRAVWTEADAVLVDEVAGLLERTPGFGHVVVDEAQDLSPMQCRAVARRLAAGSLTVLGDLAQATSPWSAADWGDTLAGLGRPDAAVRPLLRGYRVPGEVLDYANRLLPLIAPGLPAATAVRRGPGSLRVRADGVLPEVVRELAAAPGSVGVVCADAAAPGVAAALVAAGLPAAVLADDGAVGPLAVVPASLAKGLEFDAVVVVDPAAIVAAEPRGLHRLYVVLTRAVSTLVVLHRGDLPGPLGA from the coding sequence GTGTCCTCCGCACCGAGCGAGACGACCACCGCCCCCGACCCCGTCCTCGCCGCCGAGCGCGCCTACCTCGCGCGCGCGGCCGACTGCCTGACCGCGATGCGCGCGGCCACCACCGCCGTCACCGACGCCGGCGTGGACGCCTGGGCCGCCGAGCGGCTGGGCGCCGCCCGCGCCGAGCGGCTGCGCGCGCTGGCCGCCGACCCCGGCGTCCCGGCCTTCTTCGGACGGACCGACACCGCCACCGAGACCTTCCACATCGGCCGCCGGCACGTCCGCGACGCCGACGGCACCCCGGTGGTCATCGACTGGCGGGCGCCGATGAGCCGGCCGTTCTACCGGGCCGGGGCGGCCGACCCGCAGGGCCTGGTGCGCCGCCGGCGCTTCGGCTTCTCCGGCGGCGAGCTCACCGGCTACGAGGACGAGCTGCTGGGGGAGGGCTCCCCCAGCCACCCCGACGACGGGGGCCAGGTGCTGCGGGAGGCGATCGAGCGCCCGCGCTCGGGCCCGATGCGCGACATCGTGGCCACCATCGCGCCCGACCAGGACGACATCGTGCGGGCGCCGCTGGCCGAGTCGATCTGCGTGCAGGGCGCCCCGGGCACGGGCAAGACCGCCGTCGGCCTGCACCGGGCGGCCTACCTGCTCTACACCCACGGCGGGCAGCTCGCCCGCACCGGCGTCCTCGTCGTCGGGCCCAACCGGGCGTTCCTGCGCTACATCGAGCAGGTGCTGCCGACCCTCGGCGAGGTCGACGTCGAGCAGACCACCGTCGGTGAGCTGACCGCCCGGGTGCCGGTGCGCGGCGAGGACACCCCGCAGGCCGCCGTCCTCAAGGGCGACGCCCGCATGGCGCACGTGCTGCACCGTGCGCTGTGGGGGTCGATCGCCAGGCCGGCCGAGGACGTGCAGGTGCCGGTGGCCGGGCGGCGGCGCCGGGTGCCGGTCGAGCGGCTCAAGCGGTACGTCGACGACCTGCGCCGGCGTGGCCGGGCCGCCGACGACCAGCAGGTCCTGCACCACGCCGCCGGCCGGGAGCGGCTGGCCATGCTGGTGGCCGAGGACGCCCGACGGCAGGCCGAGGCCGCCGGCGGCAGCCCGACGGACGCCGAGACCCGCCGGGCGGCCCGCAGCCCGGAGGTGCGGGCGTTCTGCGACGCCGTCTGGCCGGCCCGGGACGCCGCGGAGCTGGTGCACGCTCTGCTCACCGACCCCGCCCTGCTGGCCGGCGCGGCCCGCGGCGTGCTGGACGACGCCGAGCAGGCGCTGCTGCGGCGCCCGGCCGGGCCGCTGTCCCGCGCTGTCTGGACCGAGGCCGACGCGGTGCTGGTCGACGAGGTGGCCGGGCTGCTGGAGCGCACCCCCGGCTTCGGGCACGTCGTCGTCGACGAGGCGCAGGACCTCTCGCCGATGCAGTGCCGGGCCGTCGCCCGCCGGCTGGCCGCCGGGTCGCTCACCGTCCTCGGCGACCTGGCCCAGGCCACCAGCCCCTGGTCGGCGGCCGACTGGGGCGACACCCTGGCCGGGCTCGGCCGCCCGGACGCCGCGGTGCGGCCGCTGCTGCGCGGCTACCGGGTGCCCGGTGAGGTCCTCGACTACGCCAACCGGCTGCTGCCGCTCATCGCACCCGGCCTGCCGGCGGCCACGGCGGTGCGCCGGGGGCCGGGGTCGCTGCGGGTCCGCGCGGACGGGGTGCTGCCCGAGGTGGTGCGCGAGCTGGCCGCCGCACCGGGCTCGGTCGGCGTGGTCTGCGCCGACGCCGCCGCGCCCGGGGTGGCCGCGGCCCTGGTCGCCGCCGGGCTGCCCGCGGCGGTGCTGGCCGACGACGGCGCGGTGGGGCCGCTGGCCGTCGTCCCGGCGTCGCTGGCCAAGGGGCTGGAGTTCGACGCGGTCGTCGTGGTGGACCCCGCCGCGATCGTGGCCGCCGAGCCGCGGGGGCTGCACCGGCTCTACGTCGTCCTCACCCGGGCGGTGAGCACCCTGGTCGTGCTGCACCGCGGCGACCTGCCGGGACCGCTCGGCGCGTGA